A single window of Archangium gephyra DNA harbors:
- a CDS encoding endonuclease/exonuclease/phosphatase family protein codes for MNRLRLSLLLLGSLAAACGGTPEELESESGLATREDAVTIPARGTATTLDFGNWNLEWFGSTSNGPTNESLQLSNARDVINGADLDIWGLEEVVSVTSFNSLVSQLPGYAGLLASASTVTSGSTYYSSSEQKVGIVYKTSVASVLSARVILTAYDYDFAGRPPLEVKLRVNLNGRTGDIVVIVLHAKAFNDTTSWQRRYNASVALKSYLDSTYPTTKVMVFGDWNDDVDTSITSGKASPYKNFVDDSLDYTFPTKALTDAGLSTTASYPDAIDHQLVTNELKATYVSGSVQAYRVDSYISSYSSTTSDHFPVLSRYTW; via the coding sequence ATGAATCGTCTGCGCCTGTCCCTGCTGCTCCTCGGCTCGCTCGCCGCCGCGTGCGGTGGCACCCCCGAGGAGCTCGAGTCCGAGTCCGGGCTCGCCACGCGCGAGGATGCCGTCACCATCCCCGCCCGGGGCACCGCCACCACGCTCGACTTCGGCAACTGGAATCTCGAGTGGTTCGGCTCCACCTCCAATGGCCCCACCAACGAGTCGCTGCAGCTGTCCAACGCGCGCGACGTCATCAACGGCGCCGACCTGGACATCTGGGGCCTGGAGGAGGTGGTGAGCGTCACCAGCTTCAACAGCCTCGTCTCCCAGCTGCCCGGCTACGCGGGCCTGCTCGCCAGCGCCTCCACCGTGACGAGCGGCAGCACGTACTACAGCTCCAGCGAGCAGAAGGTGGGCATCGTCTACAAGACGAGCGTCGCCTCGGTGCTCAGCGCCCGCGTCATCCTCACCGCCTATGACTACGACTTCGCCGGCCGCCCGCCGCTCGAGGTGAAGCTGCGGGTGAACCTCAACGGCCGCACCGGGGACATCGTCGTCATCGTCCTGCACGCCAAGGCCTTCAACGACACGACGAGCTGGCAGCGCCGTTACAACGCCTCGGTGGCCCTCAAGTCCTACCTGGACAGCACGTACCCCACCACCAAGGTGATGGTGTTCGGCGACTGGAACGACGACGTGGACACCTCCATCACCTCGGGCAAGGCGTCCCCGTACAAGAACTTCGTGGACGACTCGCTCGACTACACCTTCCCCACCAAGGCCCTGACCGACGCGGGCCTGTCCACCACCGCCAGCTACCCGGATGCCATCGACCACCAGCTCGTCACCAACGAGCTCAAGGCGACCTACGTCTCGGGCTCGGTGCAGGCGTACCGGGTGGACTCGTACATCTCCAGCTACAGCAGCACCACGAGCGACCACTTCCCCGTGCTCTCTCGCTACACGTGGTGA
- a CDS encoding ABC transporter ATP-binding protein yields the protein MPPAQPVVELHDVSKSYAEGDAVREVLSNVRITLHAGEFIVLLGRSGSGKSTLLNLISGIDLPSRGTVRVDGRELVTLSEHERTLLRRERIGFIFQAFNLLPTLTVEENILLPLELTGRDGPHSRNRVRELLDTVGLGNRAASFPDRLSGGEQQRVAVARALAHTPPLLLADEPTGNLDEQTGRKVLDLLEGLTRRENACALIVTHDPGLVARADRVLSLETGRLVEREARA from the coding sequence ATGCCCCCCGCCCAGCCCGTTGTCGAGCTCCACGACGTCTCCAAGTCCTACGCCGAGGGCGATGCTGTCCGCGAGGTGCTCTCCAATGTGCGCATCACCCTGCACGCGGGCGAGTTCATCGTGCTGCTCGGCCGCAGCGGCTCGGGAAAATCCACGCTTCTCAATCTCATCAGCGGCATCGATCTGCCCTCGCGGGGCACGGTGCGCGTCGATGGCCGCGAGCTCGTCACCCTGAGCGAGCACGAGCGCACCCTGCTGCGCCGCGAGCGCATCGGCTTCATCTTCCAGGCCTTCAACCTGCTGCCCACCCTCACGGTCGAGGAGAACATCCTCCTGCCGCTGGAGCTCACCGGGCGCGACGGCCCCCACTCCCGCAACCGCGTGCGCGAGCTGCTCGACACCGTGGGCCTCGGCAACCGCGCCGCGAGCTTCCCCGACCGGCTCTCCGGCGGTGAGCAGCAGCGGGTGGCCGTGGCCCGCGCGCTCGCCCATACCCCTCCCCTGCTCCTGGCCGATGAGCCCACCGGCAACCTCGACGAGCAGACGGGTCGCAAGGTGTTGGATCTGCTCGAGGGCCTCACACGCCGCGAGAACGCGTGTGCCCTCATCGTCACCCACGACCCCGGCCTCGTCGCGCGCGCGGACCGGGTGCTGTCCTTGGAGACGGGCCGGCTCGTCGAGCGGGAGGCTCGCGCGTGA
- a CDS encoding AAA family ATPase, with translation MTLTRSPDAPPFLLGAYIVEERVQDWSQFPFHLPYVKELDLTLDGPVTLFVGENGSGKSTLLSALAELAGLPGGGGSRNELPDSERRASMLAAAIRPKFRVRPRDGFFFRAESLLDFARILDKRKDDPDFMGDPYARYGGKSLRERSHGEGVSAVFGAKRQGGLFFFDEPESALSPMRQLELVKAIEESARGGNWQFVIATHSPIIMSIPRARLLDFDRPGLPPIQPEETKHWAAFKRVLCRE, from the coding sequence ATGACACTGACTCGATCGCCGGATGCGCCTCCTTTTCTTCTCGGCGCCTACATCGTCGAAGAGCGCGTCCAGGACTGGAGCCAGTTTCCCTTCCATCTGCCGTACGTGAAGGAGCTCGACCTGACGCTCGACGGACCCGTCACCCTGTTCGTCGGGGAGAACGGCTCCGGCAAGTCCACCCTGCTGAGCGCGCTCGCGGAACTGGCGGGTCTGCCCGGAGGCGGTGGAAGCAGGAACGAGCTGCCCGATTCCGAGCGCCGTGCGTCGATGCTCGCCGCCGCCATCCGCCCCAAGTTCAGGGTCCGGCCCCGGGATGGTTTCTTCTTCCGCGCGGAGAGCCTCCTGGATTTCGCCCGTATCCTGGACAAGCGGAAGGACGATCCGGACTTCATGGGCGACCCCTATGCGCGGTACGGAGGCAAGTCCCTTCGGGAGCGCTCGCATGGAGAGGGCGTCTCCGCCGTGTTCGGCGCGAAGCGACAGGGCGGGCTCTTCTTCTTCGATGAGCCCGAGTCGGCCCTCTCGCCCATGCGTCAATTGGAGCTCGTGAAGGCGATCGAGGAATCCGCGCGAGGCGGCAACTGGCAGTTCGTCATCGCCACCCATTCACCCATCATCATGTCCATCCCACGAGCGCGCCTGCTCGACTTCGACCGCCCGGGTCTTCCGCCGATACAGCCGGAAGAGACGAAACACTGGGCCGCCTTCAAGCGCGTCCTCTGTAGGGAGTAA
- the hemF gene encoding oxygen-dependent coproporphyrinogen oxidase, with translation MTVDVEKLKERMVEFIHGLQDDICGALEQLDGKARFREDPWQRPGGGGGRSRVLEEGAVLEKGGVSTSVVFGELEEAFAKKLQGEGRSFWAGGISLVLHPRNPHVPTVHANYRFIHQGGKAWFGGGADLTPYYLYDEDAAHFHRVHKEACDRHDPAYYPRFKETCDKYFHLRHREEARGVGGIFFENLGGNLEREFELVRDAGRAFLPAYLPIAERRKDMPYTEAQRFWQEVRRGRYVEFNLVWDRGTTFGLETKGRTESILMSLPPQVRWRYDYHPSPGTEEARLVEVLRNPRDWAGSR, from the coding sequence ATGACGGTGGACGTGGAGAAGCTGAAGGAGCGGATGGTGGAGTTCATCCACGGGCTGCAGGACGACATCTGCGGCGCGTTGGAGCAGCTCGATGGGAAGGCGCGGTTTCGCGAGGACCCCTGGCAGCGTCCGGGCGGCGGTGGCGGGCGCAGCCGCGTGCTGGAGGAAGGGGCGGTGCTGGAGAAGGGTGGGGTGAGCACCTCGGTGGTGTTCGGCGAGCTGGAGGAGGCCTTCGCGAAGAAGCTGCAGGGCGAGGGCCGCTCCTTCTGGGCCGGGGGGATTTCGCTGGTGCTCCACCCGCGCAATCCGCATGTGCCCACCGTGCACGCCAACTACCGCTTCATCCACCAGGGCGGGAAGGCCTGGTTCGGCGGTGGCGCGGACCTGACGCCGTACTACCTCTATGACGAGGACGCGGCGCACTTCCACCGAGTGCACAAGGAGGCGTGCGACCGGCATGATCCGGCGTACTACCCGCGCTTCAAGGAGACGTGCGACAAGTACTTCCACCTGCGTCACCGCGAGGAGGCACGGGGCGTGGGCGGCATCTTCTTCGAGAACCTCGGCGGCAACCTGGAGCGCGAGTTCGAGCTGGTGCGCGACGCGGGCCGGGCCTTCCTCCCCGCGTACCTGCCCATCGCCGAGCGGCGCAAGGACATGCCGTACACGGAGGCGCAGCGCTTCTGGCAGGAGGTGCGGCGCGGGCGCTACGTGGAGTTCAACCTCGTGTGGGACCGGGGCACCACCTTCGGCCTGGAGACGAAGGGGCGTACCGAGTCCATCCTCATGTCGCTGCCCCCGCAGGTGCGCTGGCGCTACGACTACCACCCGTCGCCCGGAACCGAGGAGGCGCGGCTGGTGGAGGTGCTTCGCAACCCACGCGACTGGGCGGGTTCCCGGTAG
- a CDS encoding RNA polymerase sigma factor, with product MATDDLTLVKRVRGGDQRAFKLLVERYQRKVYAVALGMLKDKEEAMDVSQEAFVKVYKYLDHFKGDSSFYTWLYRITVNICIDVMRRKGASGGETEEFDESVANDLSEARIGALGSRLGTNPQKSALRRELAEKIQEALAAVPEKHRAILLLREIEGMSYEDLSRTLDIPKGTVMSRLFHARAKVQKILSEYLELDEAKSGVGSE from the coding sequence TTGGCTACCGACGATCTCACTCTCGTCAAGCGCGTCCGCGGTGGAGACCAGCGCGCCTTCAAGCTCCTCGTCGAGCGTTACCAACGCAAGGTGTACGCCGTCGCGCTGGGCATGCTGAAGGACAAGGAAGAGGCGATGGACGTCTCCCAGGAGGCGTTCGTCAAGGTCTACAAGTACCTCGACCACTTCAAGGGCGACTCCTCCTTCTACACCTGGCTCTACCGCATCACCGTCAACATCTGTATCGACGTGATGCGCCGCAAAGGCGCCTCCGGTGGTGAGACCGAGGAGTTCGACGAGTCCGTCGCCAACGACCTGTCCGAGGCCCGCATCGGCGCCCTGGGCAGCCGCCTGGGCACCAACCCCCAGAAGAGCGCCCTGCGCCGCGAGTTGGCCGAGAAGATTCAAGAGGCCCTCGCCGCCGTCCCCGAGAAGCACCGCGCCATCCTCCTGCTGCGCGAAATCGAGGGCATGTCCTACGAGGATCTCTCCCGCACCCTGGACATTCCCAAGGGCACGGTGATGAGCCGCCTCTTCCACGCCCGGGCCAAGGTGCAGAAAATCCTCAGTGAATACCTGGAGTTGGACGAGGCGAAGAGCGGAGTGGGCAGTGAGTGA
- a CDS encoding DMT family transporter produces MRAYVYLAIAILAEVIATSSLKATAEFTRPLPSILVVAGYATAFYCLTLSLRSIPVGIAYALWSGLGIVLVATAGYVLYRQKLDAPALLGMAMILGGCLVINLFSKSSAH; encoded by the coding sequence ATGCGCGCCTACGTCTATCTCGCCATCGCCATCCTGGCCGAGGTCATCGCCACCTCGTCCCTCAAGGCCACCGCGGAGTTCACCCGCCCCCTGCCCAGCATCCTGGTCGTCGCGGGCTATGCCACCGCCTTCTACTGTCTGACGCTCTCGCTCCGGAGCATTCCCGTCGGCATCGCCTATGCCCTCTGGTCCGGGCTCGGCATCGTCCTCGTCGCCACCGCGGGCTACGTGCTCTACCGGCAGAAGCTCGATGCGCCCGCCCTGCTCGGCATGGCCATGATTCTCGGCGGCTGCCTCGTCATCAACCTGTTCTCCAAGAGCTCCGCCCACTGA
- a CDS encoding pentapeptide repeat-containing protein, translated as MLAKKVFYEDKHLENERLELTDKGTLYFLGHNLTLKNCTLILKVAASNLFIRDVRFIDCTFEVKQELKNHQQWIRASLKGCRFKGRLSGCDFGYWPEYGNQPEYQLGSIEDCDFSEARLDGCRFMGCAPRTLTFPKWPCFTILDPVRRAPELLSARWPGGFRPIVVEGPYRDPPSTAAVALFAPAEAKRHETTPEAFKAVIEQFDGIVY; from the coding sequence ATGCTCGCCAAAAAGGTCTTCTACGAAGACAAGCACCTCGAGAACGAGCGGCTGGAACTGACAGACAAAGGCACCCTCTACTTCCTGGGCCACAACCTGACGCTGAAGAACTGCACCCTCATCTTGAAGGTGGCTGCCAGCAATCTGTTCATCCGGGATGTCCGGTTCATCGACTGCACCTTCGAAGTGAAGCAGGAGTTGAAGAACCACCAGCAATGGATAAGAGCCTCGCTGAAGGGCTGCCGGTTCAAGGGGCGCTTGTCGGGATGCGATTTCGGGTACTGGCCCGAGTACGGGAACCAACCGGAGTACCAGCTGGGCTCCATTGAGGACTGCGACTTCTCGGAGGCCCGTCTGGATGGCTGCCGATTCATGGGGTGTGCCCCCCGTACCCTGACGTTTCCCAAGTGGCCCTGCTTCACCATCCTGGACCCTGTTCGCAGAGCGCCCGAATTGCTCAGCGCCAGGTGGCCGGGAGGTTTCCGCCCCATCGTTGTGGAAGGGCCTTATAGAGATCCGCCTTCCACGGCAGCCGTGGCGCTCTTCGCCCCCGCTGAAGCGAAGCGGCATGAGACCACCCCGGAAGCATTCAAAGCCGTCATCGAGCAGTTCGACGGTATCGTCTACTGA
- a CDS encoding alpha/beta hydrolase: MDPEKTAPFELGRGEDACLLLHGFTGSPWDVRPLGEALAARGLYVRAPQLPGHGSTPEALLSVSHRDWERAAAQALLSLRGYRRIFVAGLSMGALLSLRLAADYPEQVHGLALVAPALRFQGPHMWLLKRLRRHGLLERVKPWVFKTGTDVSDPAVLAEAPILPAFPSARLQDLWELQDIAMSVLPRVRCPALVAVAEQDHVVDPTCGPVLVRGLTAAPHVRFISLSTGFHIIPRDKGGPLLASEVGSFFARLQGTQAAPVDEEPSAPACSGSR, encoded by the coding sequence ATGGACCCGGAGAAGACGGCGCCGTTCGAGCTGGGGCGGGGAGAAGACGCCTGCCTCCTGCTGCACGGCTTCACGGGGAGCCCCTGGGACGTGCGCCCGCTGGGCGAGGCCCTCGCGGCACGAGGCCTGTACGTCCGGGCGCCCCAGCTGCCGGGCCATGGATCCACCCCCGAGGCTCTGCTGAGCGTGAGCCATCGTGACTGGGAGCGGGCCGCGGCGCAGGCGCTGCTGTCCCTGCGCGGCTACCGGCGCATCTTCGTCGCGGGTCTGTCCATGGGGGCGCTGCTGTCGCTGCGGCTCGCGGCGGACTACCCGGAGCAGGTGCACGGACTGGCGCTCGTCGCCCCGGCGCTGCGCTTCCAGGGCCCGCACATGTGGCTGCTCAAGCGGCTGCGGCGCCACGGGCTGCTGGAGCGGGTGAAGCCGTGGGTCTTCAAGACGGGCACGGACGTCTCGGATCCAGCGGTGCTGGCCGAGGCGCCCATCCTCCCCGCCTTCCCCTCGGCGCGGCTGCAGGACCTGTGGGAGTTGCAGGACATCGCGATGAGCGTGCTGCCCCGCGTGCGCTGCCCCGCGCTGGTGGCGGTGGCCGAGCAGGACCACGTGGTGGACCCCACGTGCGGCCCGGTGCTGGTCCGCGGCCTCACCGCCGCGCCCCACGTGCGCTTCATCTCGCTGAGCACGGGCTTCCACATCATCCCCCGGGACAAGGGCGGGCCGCTGCTCGCCTCGGAGGTGGGGAGCTTCTTCGCGCGGCTCCAGGGCACGCAGGCCGCACCGGTGGACGAGGAGCCTTCCGCTCCCGCCTGCTCCGGCTCGCGCTGA
- a CDS encoding anti-sigma factor family protein: MAGNPACERFVPLLSPYIDGELSPADRVNVERHLSACRDCASRAADLRAESALLRVGLEMAVDEVDFKDFTQRVMARVTPERPPLLERLRISFSELFLYHRTAMVSSLATAAVLALVVVPLAMNQDEAPMGYGADRMRVRAVRASEGAKVAPVVLESDDGNTIIWVVDQDTAPAHDASEAEPKSRTPRDEGDELDGEPLKKGPAKAEPPKGGEL; this comes from the coding sequence ATGGCCGGAAATCCCGCGTGCGAGCGCTTCGTCCCACTGCTGTCCCCCTACATCGATGGGGAGCTGTCCCCCGCTGACCGCGTCAACGTCGAGCGCCACCTCTCGGCCTGCCGGGACTGCGCCAGCCGCGCCGCCGACCTGCGCGCCGAGTCCGCCCTGCTCCGGGTGGGCCTGGAAATGGCCGTGGACGAGGTGGACTTCAAGGACTTCACCCAGCGCGTCATGGCCCGGGTGACGCCCGAGCGTCCGCCCCTCCTCGAGCGGCTGCGCATCTCCTTCTCGGAGCTGTTCCTCTACCACCGCACCGCCATGGTCTCCTCGCTGGCCACCGCGGCGGTGCTCGCCCTGGTGGTGGTGCCCCTGGCGATGAACCAGGACGAGGCCCCCATGGGCTACGGCGCGGACCGGATGCGCGTGCGCGCCGTGCGCGCCTCCGAGGGCGCCAAGGTGGCCCCGGTGGTGCTCGAGTCCGATGATGGCAACACCATCATCTGGGTGGTGGACCAGGACACGGCTCCGGCGCACGATGCCTCCGAGGCCGAGCCCAAGTCCCGCACCCCGCGGGACGAGGGCGACGAGCTGGACGGCGAGCCGCTGAAGAAGGGCCCGGCCAAGGCCGAGCCCCCCAAGGGAGGAGAGCTATGA
- a CDS encoding cation:proton antiporter, translated as MQAPELLQELVVVFGVAVVVVLALSRLRLPTIAGLIAAGALIGPSGLGWVRDTWRLEALAELGVALLLFGIGLEFSLERLRRLWKVLTLGGGLQVVLTLVAVVTVATALGFSPRKGVFLGFLVALSSTAIVLRALGERQETDAPHGRLIVGALIFQDLCVVPMMLAIPLLAGQEVGAASIAWVLARAALLVVATLVLGRVAVPPLLKAVAGTRRRELFLLAVLGLGAGVAWLSSLAGLSLALGAFMAGVALADSDYGYQALADMLPLRETFASLFFISIGMLFDVRVVGEHPLLVAGLLVGVLVGKSVLGGVGALVMRFPPRVAVLAGVGLAQIGEFSFVLANAGLQVGLLSAQERDLFVCMSVLTMAATPVALSFAPRLAAGVAHLRPLEALFGAHGPHRLEPEHEELSQHFIVAGLGTAGRMVVRALRASNLPHVVIELDPHVVAEARRRGEVMYYGDITSPEILERAGIHRARALVLLISDPEGSQRAVSAARRLSPDVPILVKVPRLRDIGDLHERGASDIVAGEFETALEAVTRVLHAGGVAEEAMNALLAGLRHEGVPEHGPVSGPRRMLGTMGGLRRGTATTCSHLEQLRYDVLPRTSGCEACLALHLRWHNLRMCLTCGHVGCCDASFGRHAMKHFEATGHPLMRSFEPGEHWGWCYVDALEIDPRPPPPPPMEPAPPSLHVS; from the coding sequence ATGCAGGCTCCCGAGCTTCTCCAGGAACTGGTGGTGGTCTTCGGGGTGGCGGTGGTGGTGGTCCTGGCGCTCAGCCGGTTGCGCCTTCCCACCATCGCCGGCCTCATCGCCGCGGGTGCGCTCATCGGCCCGAGTGGCCTCGGCTGGGTGCGCGACACCTGGCGGCTGGAGGCCCTGGCCGAGCTCGGCGTGGCCCTGCTGCTTTTCGGCATCGGGCTGGAGTTCTCGCTCGAGCGGCTGAGGCGGCTGTGGAAGGTGCTCACCCTGGGAGGAGGCCTCCAGGTGGTGCTCACCCTGGTGGCCGTGGTGACGGTGGCCACGGCGCTGGGCTTCTCCCCGCGCAAGGGTGTCTTCCTCGGCTTCCTGGTGGCGCTCTCCAGCACGGCCATCGTGCTGCGGGCGCTCGGTGAGCGGCAGGAGACGGACGCGCCCCACGGGCGGCTCATCGTCGGGGCGCTCATCTTCCAGGACTTGTGCGTGGTGCCGATGATGCTCGCCATTCCGCTGCTGGCGGGGCAGGAGGTGGGCGCGGCGTCCATCGCCTGGGTGCTGGCCAGGGCGGCGCTGCTGGTGGTGGCGACGCTGGTGCTCGGACGGGTGGCGGTGCCGCCGCTGCTCAAGGCGGTGGCGGGCACGCGGCGGCGCGAGCTCTTCCTGCTGGCGGTGCTGGGGCTGGGCGCGGGCGTGGCCTGGCTGTCCTCGCTGGCGGGCCTGTCGCTGGCGCTGGGGGCCTTCATGGCCGGGGTGGCGCTGGCGGACAGCGACTACGGCTACCAGGCGCTGGCGGACATGCTGCCGCTGCGCGAGACGTTCGCCAGCCTCTTCTTCATCTCCATCGGCATGCTCTTCGACGTGCGCGTCGTGGGGGAGCACCCGCTGCTGGTGGCGGGGTTGCTGGTGGGCGTGCTGGTGGGCAAGTCGGTGCTCGGCGGGGTGGGGGCCCTGGTGATGCGCTTCCCCCCGCGGGTGGCGGTGCTGGCGGGCGTGGGGCTGGCGCAGATTGGCGAGTTCTCCTTCGTGCTGGCCAACGCGGGGCTGCAGGTGGGGCTGCTCAGCGCGCAGGAGAGGGATCTCTTCGTGTGCATGAGCGTCCTCACCATGGCGGCGACGCCGGTGGCGCTGAGCTTCGCGCCCCGGCTGGCGGCGGGCGTGGCGCACCTCCGGCCCTTGGAGGCGCTGTTCGGCGCGCATGGGCCCCACCGGCTGGAGCCCGAGCACGAGGAGCTCTCCCAGCACTTCATCGTCGCGGGGCTGGGCACCGCCGGACGCATGGTGGTGAGGGCCCTGCGCGCCAGCAACCTGCCCCACGTGGTCATCGAGTTGGATCCGCACGTGGTGGCCGAGGCGCGGCGGCGCGGCGAGGTCATGTACTACGGCGACATCACCAGCCCGGAGATATTGGAGCGCGCGGGCATCCACCGGGCGCGGGCGCTGGTGCTGCTCATCAGCGACCCCGAGGGCTCGCAGCGGGCGGTGTCGGCCGCGCGGAGGCTGTCCCCGGACGTGCCCATCCTGGTGAAGGTGCCCCGGCTGCGGGACATCGGAGACCTGCACGAGCGGGGCGCGAGCGACATCGTGGCCGGCGAGTTCGAGACGGCCCTGGAGGCGGTGACGCGGGTGCTGCACGCGGGGGGCGTGGCGGAGGAGGCCATGAACGCGCTGCTGGCCGGGCTGCGCCACGAGGGCGTTCCCGAGCACGGCCCCGTCTCCGGCCCCCGGCGCATGCTGGGGACGATGGGAGGCCTGCGGCGGGGCACGGCCACCACGTGCTCGCACCTGGAGCAGCTGCGGTACGACGTGCTGCCCCGGACCTCGGGCTGCGAGGCCTGCCTGGCGCTGCACCTGCGCTGGCACAACCTGCGGATGTGTCTGACGTGCGGCCACGTGGGCTGCTGCGACGCCTCCTTCGGCCGGCACGCGATGAAGCACTTCGAGGCCACGGGGCACCCGCTCATGCGCTCCTTCGAGCCGGGCGAGCACTGGGGCTGGTGCTATGTGGATGCCCTGGAGATCGATCCCAGGCCGCCGCCTCCTCCACCGATGGAGCCCGCGCCACCCTCGCTCCACGTCTCCTGA
- a CDS encoding MEDS domain-containing protein, protein MEIQRELQRMGHGDHLCLVYETAEEQWDAVIPYMAEGLARNEACLYVIDDRALDEVRQAFISYGVDIDAHVRSGQFVFATKREAYLASGAFNPHAMIAFLEATVREAAAAGRTGFRVTAEMTWALGQECGCDRLIEYESLLSEFFPGSRVTAICQYNRKRFGADLIRDVLRTHPVAILGNQVCPNLYYETPAMVLGQGSPEQRVDWMIEQLQRFRGAERKLERAIQSRDEFLSVASHELNTPLTSLKLQVQSLTRALARGDGASLTREKVAGIVDRTDRQLRRLSRLVSDLLDVSRIHANKMTLELERTELRELVEDVVDRISGEFTHMGVRLDVVPGPEVVGHWDRSRLEQVLINLLSNALKYGAGKPVRVEVAADGARVYLSVKDHGVGLREEDRTRIFERFERAISASEASGLGLGLYITREIVQAHGGDISVESRLGEGSTFTVSLPLGARA, encoded by the coding sequence ATGGAGATTCAGCGAGAGCTTCAACGCATGGGCCATGGTGACCACCTGTGCCTCGTCTACGAGACGGCCGAGGAGCAGTGGGACGCGGTGATTCCGTACATGGCCGAGGGTCTGGCGCGCAACGAGGCGTGCCTGTACGTCATCGACGACCGCGCCCTCGACGAGGTCCGCCAGGCCTTCATCTCCTACGGGGTGGACATCGACGCGCACGTGCGCTCGGGCCAGTTCGTCTTCGCCACCAAGCGCGAGGCCTATCTGGCCTCCGGTGCCTTCAACCCTCATGCGATGATCGCCTTCCTGGAGGCGACCGTGCGGGAGGCGGCCGCCGCGGGCCGCACGGGCTTCCGCGTGACGGCCGAGATGACGTGGGCCCTGGGCCAGGAGTGTGGGTGTGACCGGCTCATCGAGTACGAGTCCCTCCTGAGCGAGTTCTTCCCGGGCAGCCGGGTCACGGCCATCTGCCAGTACAACCGCAAGCGCTTCGGCGCGGACCTCATCCGCGACGTGCTGCGCACCCACCCCGTCGCCATCCTCGGCAACCAGGTGTGCCCCAACCTCTACTACGAGACGCCCGCCATGGTGCTCGGCCAGGGCTCTCCCGAGCAGCGCGTGGACTGGATGATTGAACAGCTCCAGCGCTTCCGCGGCGCCGAGCGCAAGCTGGAGCGCGCCATCCAGAGCCGTGACGAGTTCCTCTCGGTGGCCAGCCACGAGCTCAACACGCCGCTGACGTCGCTCAAGCTCCAGGTGCAGTCCCTCACGCGCGCCCTGGCCCGGGGAGACGGAGCGTCCCTCACGCGGGAGAAGGTGGCTGGCATCGTCGATCGCACGGACCGGCAGCTGCGCCGGCTGTCCCGGCTGGTGTCCGATCTGCTCGATGTCTCGCGCATCCACGCGAACAAGATGACGCTCGAGCTGGAGCGCACGGAGCTGCGTGAGCTCGTCGAGGACGTGGTGGACCGCATCTCCGGAGAGTTCACGCACATGGGCGTGCGGCTGGACGTCGTCCCGGGGCCCGAGGTGGTGGGACACTGGGACCGGAGCCGGCTGGAGCAGGTGCTCATCAACCTGCTGTCCAATGCGCTCAAGTACGGCGCGGGCAAGCCCGTGCGGGTCGAGGTGGCGGCCGATGGGGCGCGGGTGTACCTGTCCGTGAAGGACCACGGCGTCGGGCTGCGCGAGGAGGACCGCACGCGCATCTTCGAGCGCTTCGAGCGGGCCATCAGCGCCAGTGAGGCCAGTGGCCTGGGGCTGGGGCTCTACATCACGCGGGAGATCGTCCAGGCGCACGGGGGCGACATCTCCGTGGAGAGCCGCCTGGGCGAGGGCTCCACCTTCACGGTGTCCCTGCCGCTGGGCGCGCGGGCGTAG